In Nonomuraea sp. NBC_00507, the following are encoded in one genomic region:
- a CDS encoding acyl-CoA dehydrogenase family protein, with protein sequence MDFNLDETQQDLKKLAAEVLAREGDEERLWQAGLMSVCVPEEAGGAGLGPVEMAVVLREVGARAAAVPALSTLASTLALARYGTLDQQRRFSGTSGEGGAAAGARAGRAGRMALALREPGRALAEPPSTVARPSGDGWALTGRKVSVLHPASAVLVSADEGLFLIEEPETTAEFTSTGEPAATVVLEDTPAERLAGPEAVTGVRQLFTAAVAAQASGVLAGALELTTSYIRTRKQFGRALAEFQAVTMQIADVYIAGRALDVAMWSAVWRLGEGLPAEQDLALAAYHVSAAVKALYTCQHLHGGLGLDVTYPLHRYFAQAKHLSHLLGGADAQLDLIGALV encoded by the coding sequence GTGGATTTCAACCTGGACGAAACACAGCAGGACTTGAAGAAGCTGGCCGCCGAGGTCCTCGCCAGGGAAGGCGATGAGGAGCGGCTGTGGCAGGCCGGGCTGATGAGTGTGTGCGTGCCGGAGGAGGCGGGCGGCGCCGGGCTCGGGCCGGTGGAGATGGCCGTGGTGCTGCGGGAAGTGGGGGCGCGGGCGGCGGCGGTCCCGGCCCTCTCGACGCTGGCGAGCACGCTGGCCCTGGCCCGATACGGCACCCTCGACCAGCAACGACGCTTCAGCGGCACGAGCGGCGAGGGTGGCGCGGCGGCAGGAGCCCGGGCCGGGCGCGCGGGCCGGATGGCGCTCGCGTTGCGGGAGCCGGGCCGCGCCCTGGCCGAGCCGCCTTCGACGGTCGCGCGGCCGTCCGGTGACGGCTGGGCGTTGACCGGTCGCAAGGTCTCCGTGCTCCACCCCGCGTCCGCAGTGCTGGTCAGCGCCGATGAGGGCCTGTTCCTGATCGAGGAGCCGGAGACGACGGCGGAGTTCACGTCCACCGGCGAGCCCGCCGCGACGGTCGTGCTCGAGGACACCCCTGCGGAGCGGCTGGCGGGACCGGAGGCGGTCACCGGCGTCCGGCAGCTCTTCACCGCCGCGGTCGCCGCGCAGGCCAGTGGCGTGCTGGCCGGGGCGCTGGAGTTGACCACCTCCTACATCAGGACCAGGAAGCAGTTCGGCCGGGCGCTGGCCGAGTTCCAGGCCGTGACCATGCAGATCGCCGACGTCTACATCGCGGGCCGGGCGCTGGATGTGGCGATGTGGTCGGCGGTATGGCGGCTGGGCGAGGGCCTGCCGGCCGAGCAGGATCTGGCGCTGGCCGCGTACCACGTCAGTGCGGCCGTCAAGGCTCTCTACACCTGCCAGCACCTGCACGGCGGTCTCGGGCTCGACGTGACGTATCCGCTGCACCGCTACTTCGCCCAGGCCAAGCACCTGTCCCACCTGCTCGGCGGCGCCGACGCCCAGCTGGACCTGATCGGAGCACTCGTCTGA
- a CDS encoding acyl-CoA dehydrogenase family protein, whose translation MLIDLTPEQRRLRDELREYFQGCLTDEDRRKIAEDPFGEAYMEHCRRLGRDGKLGLGWPEQYGGGGYGPLEQQIFANEIARAGVPYPIITVQTVGPTLMQYGTQEQKDLFLPRILAGECHFAIGYSEPEAGTDLASLRTTAVLDGDHYVVNGQKIFTSGAHYAQYIWLAARTNPEAKKHKGITMMIASTDDPGFSWTPIVTMDGRHHTNSTYYSDVRVPVNMVVGEVDRGWDLIVNQLNHERVTLGPAGNIGQTYDRFLAWARRTGLVDNPDVRRALAAVWAALRTNELLNWQVAANMDLGWLGAPDASATKIYGSERMQEVGRIIADVLARYGDPSDPETAELLERNDHGVKGAVVLTFGGGVNEVQRELIAMLGLGLPRPPR comes from the coding sequence ATGCTGATCGACCTGACCCCCGAGCAACGCAGGCTCCGCGACGAGCTGCGCGAGTACTTCCAGGGCTGTCTTACCGACGAGGACCGCAGGAAGATCGCTGAGGACCCGTTCGGCGAGGCGTACATGGAGCACTGCCGCCGCCTGGGCCGCGACGGCAAACTCGGCCTCGGCTGGCCCGAGCAGTACGGCGGCGGTGGCTACGGCCCGCTCGAGCAGCAGATCTTCGCCAATGAGATCGCCCGCGCAGGCGTCCCGTATCCGATCATCACGGTCCAGACCGTCGGCCCCACGCTCATGCAGTACGGCACCCAGGAGCAGAAGGACCTCTTCCTGCCGCGCATCCTCGCCGGCGAATGCCACTTCGCCATCGGCTACAGCGAGCCCGAGGCCGGCACCGACCTCGCGTCCCTGCGCACCACGGCGGTGCTCGACGGCGACCACTACGTCGTCAACGGCCAGAAGATCTTCACCAGCGGCGCACACTACGCCCAGTACATCTGGCTGGCCGCCCGGACGAACCCCGAGGCCAAGAAGCACAAGGGCATCACCATGATGATCGCGTCCACGGACGACCCCGGCTTCTCGTGGACCCCGATCGTGACCATGGACGGGCGCCACCACACCAACTCCACCTACTACAGCGACGTCCGCGTGCCGGTGAACATGGTGGTCGGCGAGGTGGACCGCGGCTGGGACCTGATCGTCAACCAGCTCAACCACGAACGGGTCACCCTCGGCCCGGCCGGGAACATCGGCCAGACCTACGACCGCTTCCTCGCCTGGGCCAGGCGCACCGGCCTGGTGGACAACCCGGACGTACGGCGGGCGCTGGCCGCGGTGTGGGCGGCGTTGCGGACGAACGAGCTGCTCAATTGGCAGGTGGCCGCGAACATGGACCTGGGCTGGCTGGGCGCGCCCGACGCGTCGGCCACCAAGATCTACGGCTCCGAGCGCATGCAGGAGGTCGGCAGGATCATCGCCGACGTCCTGGCCAGATACGGCGACCCGAGCGACCCGGAGACGGCCGAGCTGCTCGAACGCAACGACCACGGAGTGAAGGGCGCCGTGGTGCTGACGTTCGGCGGCGGGGTCAACGAGGTGCAGCGGGAGCTGATCGCGATGCTCGGCCTGGGCCTGCCGAGGCCGCCGCGATGA
- a CDS encoding bifunctional MaoC family dehydratase N-terminal/OB-fold nucleic acid binding domain-containing protein, which yields MSEAKPMTDEELHDLADKQAALGEVRGTPAPDPVNIPMIRHWLAAMGDENPAYLDKGVAPPAMAQVWTMQGLRAGAKDRSPVDDMMTALNASGYTGVVATNCEQTYHRYARLGERLTPATRFAGLAGPKKTALGVGYFATWNVTWYAEDDEPVADMLFRVLKFRPPAPKASKEPYPLQPAINQDTAFFWEGVKKGELRIQSCADCGLLRHPPGPLCPHCRSAGRSYTVASGAGALYSYVVHHHPPVPGREVPFVVGVVELPEGVRIVGNVVDCPLEEVRIGMPLRVTYRPMDDELVLPMWTPGEP from the coding sequence ATGAGCGAGGCGAAGCCGATGACGGACGAGGAGCTGCACGACCTCGCGGACAAGCAGGCGGCGCTCGGGGAGGTGCGCGGCACGCCGGCGCCCGACCCGGTGAACATCCCCATGATCAGGCACTGGCTGGCCGCCATGGGCGACGAGAACCCGGCCTACCTGGACAAGGGCGTCGCCCCGCCCGCGATGGCCCAGGTGTGGACCATGCAAGGACTGCGCGCGGGGGCCAAGGACCGCTCGCCGGTGGACGACATGATGACGGCGCTCAACGCCAGCGGCTACACGGGCGTGGTGGCGACCAACTGCGAGCAGACCTACCACCGCTACGCCCGCCTGGGTGAGCGCCTCACCCCCGCGACGAGGTTCGCGGGCCTGGCGGGGCCCAAGAAGACCGCTCTGGGTGTGGGGTACTTCGCCACCTGGAACGTCACCTGGTACGCCGAGGACGACGAGCCGGTGGCGGACATGCTCTTCCGTGTCCTGAAATTTCGCCCGCCCGCCCCCAAAGCCTCAAAAGAGCCCTATCCGCTCCAGCCCGCGATCAACCAGGACACCGCGTTCTTCTGGGAAGGCGTGAAGAAGGGCGAGCTACGCATCCAGAGCTGCGCCGACTGCGGCCTGCTGCGCCACCCGCCGGGCCCGCTGTGCCCCCACTGCCGCTCGGCCGGCCGCTCCTACACGGTCGCGAGCGGCGCAGGGGCCCTCTACAGCTATGTCGTGCACCACCACCCTCCGGTGCCGGGCCGCGAGGTCCCGTTCGTGGTGGGCGTGGTGGAGCTGCCGGAGGGCGTACGGATCGTCGGGAACGTCGTGGACTGCCCCCTGGAGGAGGTGCGGATCGGCATGCCGTTGCGCGTGACGTATCGCCCGATGGACGACGAGCTCGTCCTGCCGATGTGGACACCGGGGGAGCCATGA
- a CDS encoding MaoC family dehydratase, whose amino-acid sequence MTETGAVLPELSIDLTPTVVVSTALATMDFTPVHHDTQLARAQGSRDIFLNILTTMGLVERYVTDWAGPEAVIKRINVKLGVPAYAGDRLSFNGTVASRQDGQITVEVRGKVSLGDHATGTVTLMLPEENAPC is encoded by the coding sequence ATGACCGAGACAGGAGCCGTGCTGCCGGAGCTGTCCATCGACCTCACGCCTACCGTGGTCGTCTCCACGGCCCTGGCCACCATGGATTTCACGCCCGTGCACCACGACACCCAGCTCGCCCGCGCCCAGGGCTCGAGGGACATCTTCCTCAACATCCTGACCACCATGGGCCTGGTCGAGCGCTACGTCACCGACTGGGCGGGCCCGGAGGCCGTCATCAAGCGCATCAACGTCAAGCTGGGCGTCCCGGCGTACGCGGGGGACCGCCTCAGCTTCAACGGGACGGTCGCGTCGCGCCAGGACGGCCAGATCACGGTGGAGGTGCGCGGCAAGGTCAGCCTCGGCGACCACGCCACCGGCACGGTAACCCTCATGCTTCCCGAGGAGAACGCACCTTGTTGA
- a CDS encoding lipid-transfer protein, which translates to MSGRTAIAGIGATEFSKKSGRSELRLAAEAVLSALDDAGLSPGEVDGMVTYSQDSNQEIAVAREVGIGDLTFFSRVEYGGGAACGTVAHAAMAVATGMARTVVCYRAFNERSGRRFGQPNARLTGEPTSQGLEMSWHVPFGLMTPAAWVAMFARRYMHAYNATSEDFGRVAVAMRRHAATNPAAWFYQRPITLEEHQASRWIVEPLHLLDCCQESDGAVAVVVTSAERARDLRRSPAMITAAAQGSGAGQMMMTSYYRDDMSGLPEMSIVGRRLWEMSGMSPQDIHTAILYDHFTPFVLAQLEELGFCGRGEAPDFLRDGTIELDGRLPVNPHGGQLGEAYIHGMNGIAEAVRQIRGTAANQLPGVRNVLVTAGTGVPTSGLILSSDS; encoded by the coding sequence TTGAGCGGACGCACCGCCATCGCCGGCATCGGCGCCACGGAGTTCAGCAAGAAGTCCGGGCGATCCGAGCTGCGGCTGGCCGCCGAGGCCGTGTTGTCCGCCCTGGACGATGCCGGGCTGTCGCCGGGCGAGGTGGACGGCATGGTGACCTACAGCCAGGACTCCAACCAGGAGATCGCCGTCGCCAGGGAGGTGGGGATCGGCGACCTGACCTTCTTCTCCCGCGTCGAGTACGGCGGCGGCGCGGCCTGCGGCACGGTGGCGCACGCCGCCATGGCCGTGGCCACGGGGATGGCGCGGACGGTGGTCTGCTACCGGGCGTTCAACGAGCGCTCCGGCCGCCGCTTCGGCCAGCCGAACGCCCGCCTGACCGGCGAGCCGACCTCCCAGGGCCTGGAGATGAGCTGGCACGTGCCGTTCGGGCTGATGACCCCGGCGGCCTGGGTGGCCATGTTCGCGCGCCGCTACATGCATGCCTACAACGCGACCTCGGAGGACTTCGGCCGGGTGGCCGTGGCCATGCGCAGGCACGCGGCCACCAACCCGGCCGCCTGGTTCTACCAGCGGCCCATCACGCTGGAGGAGCACCAGGCGTCCAGGTGGATCGTGGAACCGCTGCACCTGCTCGACTGCTGTCAGGAGAGCGACGGCGCGGTGGCCGTGGTCGTGACCTCGGCTGAGCGGGCCCGCGACCTGCGCAGGTCACCCGCGATGATCACGGCCGCCGCGCAGGGCTCCGGAGCCGGCCAGATGATGATGACCAGCTACTACCGCGATGACATGAGTGGTCTGCCGGAAATGTCCATCGTCGGCCGCCGGCTCTGGGAGATGTCCGGGATGTCGCCGCAGGACATCCACACCGCCATCCTCTACGACCACTTCACCCCGTTCGTCCTGGCTCAGCTGGAGGAGCTGGGGTTCTGCGGCCGGGGCGAGGCGCCGGACTTCCTCCGGGACGGCACCATCGAACTGGACGGCCGCCTGCCCGTCAACCCGCACGGCGGGCAGCTGGGGGAGGCGTACATCCACGGCATGAACGGCATCGCCGAAGCCGTTCGCCAGATCCGCGGCACAGCGGCCAACCAACTCCCGGGCGTACGAAACGTCCTGGTCACCGCCGGAACCGGCGTACCGACCAGCGGCCTGATCCTCTCCTCCGACTCGTAG
- a CDS encoding carboxymuconolactone decarboxylase family protein, whose translation MEARVNYFGNAVTPKFMKYLGSAGKVVQDSTLPAATQELVKIRASQINGCAVCIDGHTKEAAHAGETSVRLNLIAAWREATVFTEAERAALELAEQGTRIADAAGGVTDEAWANAAKHYDEDQLAALVALIAVINAYKPPERHHPAARRGLPGRPVGVTAAK comes from the coding sequence ATGGAAGCCCGCGTGAACTACTTCGGCAACGCCGTCACGCCCAAGTTCATGAAGTACCTCGGCTCGGCAGGCAAGGTCGTGCAGGACTCGACGCTGCCGGCCGCGACCCAGGAATTGGTGAAGATCCGCGCCAGCCAGATCAACGGCTGCGCCGTCTGCATCGACGGGCACACCAAGGAAGCCGCGCACGCCGGCGAAACCTCGGTGCGCCTGAACCTGATCGCGGCCTGGCGGGAGGCCACGGTGTTCACCGAGGCCGAGCGCGCCGCCCTGGAGCTGGCCGAGCAGGGCACCCGCATCGCCGACGCCGCCGGTGGCGTCACCGACGAGGCCTGGGCGAACGCCGCCAAGCACTACGACGAGGACCAGCTCGCCGCCCTGGTGGCCCTCATCGCCGTCATCAACGCCTACAAACCGCCTGAACGTCATCACCCAGCAGCCCGCCGGGGACTACCAGGTCGGCCAGTGGGGGTGACCGCGGCGAAGTGA